The following are from one region of the Acidobacteriota bacterium genome:
- a CDS encoding glycosyltransferase family 2 protein, with protein sequence MKFNTALRRWSNRRIERIEHVDVVVGIPSFNNDETISFVEDTISDGVAKYLPEKKALIIIADGGSTDDTREVALEKSIRPYVERLITIYRGIPGKGSAVRLIFEAARNLKAQAVAIFDADLRSIKPEWIKNLLDPILKDGFHFVAPLYSRYKYDGTITNNIVYVLTRALFGKQIRQPIGGEFGFSLPLVKYLEQQDVWTTDVARYGIDIWLTINAIVNNFSICQSYLGVKIHDVKDPSDTLAAMFRQVVHTLFNLIEQYYNYWSKIEKSESVPVFGEMEQIEPSPFSINLEKLIDNYKEGFDHFGVLWEKIVNPESFKYLKKLHNTQNSTFYIETEIWAKILYDFLVTFHTWKKDRYKLVEIMSPLYYAKVASFVNRTKDMNDIEAEEIVHQDAEIFEKNKPYLLTKWLSSESPSL encoded by the coding sequence ATGAAATTTAACACCGCTCTCCGTAGATGGTCAAATCGGAGAATAGAAAGAATTGAACATGTTGATGTTGTAGTTGGCATTCCTTCCTTTAACAATGATGAAACAATCAGTTTTGTAGAAGACACTATAAGTGATGGGGTTGCCAAATATCTTCCTGAGAAAAAAGCTCTCATCATTATCGCAGACGGAGGTTCGACTGATGATACGAGAGAAGTCGCTTTAGAAAAAAGTATAAGACCTTATGTGGAAAGGCTGATAACCATTTATCGGGGAATTCCAGGAAAAGGAAGTGCTGTAAGACTTATTTTCGAGGCTGCAAGAAACTTAAAGGCTCAGGCTGTTGCTATCTTCGATGCTGATTTAAGAAGTATCAAACCAGAATGGATAAAGAATCTTCTGGATCCTATTTTAAAAGATGGATTTCATTTTGTCGCCCCTTTATACAGCAGGTATAAATATGATGGAACGATTACAAATAACATCGTATATGTCCTAACAAGAGCTTTATTCGGAAAACAGATAAGACAGCCTATCGGAGGAGAATTTGGATTCTCTTTACCTCTTGTTAAATATCTGGAACAACAGGATGTATGGACAACTGATGTTGCAAGATATGGAATTGATATATGGCTTACAATCAATGCCATCGTAAACAATTTTTCAATTTGTCAGTCATACCTTGGAGTTAAAATCCATGATGTAAAAGATCCGAGTGATACATTGGCTGCTATGTTTAGGCAGGTTGTTCACACTCTTTTCAATCTAATCGAGCAATATTATAATTACTGGTCAAAGATTGAAAAAAGTGAATCAGTTCCTGTATTTGGAGAGATGGAGCAGATAGAACCTTCTCCTTTTTCGATTAATTTAGAAAAATTGATAGATAATTACAAAGAAGGGTTTGACCATTTCGGAGTCTTATGGGAAAAAATTGTTAACCCTGAAAGTTTTAAATATCTTAAAAAATTACATAACACTCAGAATTCTACTTTCTATATAGAAACAGAAATCTGGGCAAAAATATTGTACGATTTCTTAGTAACATTTCATACGTGGAAAAAAGACAGATATAAACTTGTTGAGATAATGAGCCCTCTTTACTATGCAAAGGTAGCATCTTTTGTAAACAGGACAAAAGATATGAATGATATTGAAGCGGAGGAAATTGTCCATCAGGATGCAGAAATTTTTGAAAAAAATAAACCCTATCTTTTAACTAAATGGTTAAGCTCAGAATCCCCTTCCTTATAG
- a CDS encoding ABC transporter substrate-binding protein — translation MRLVFKHGKIVGNIFYFSEIIKKFEKENPQIKILDEILPSATDSQHQFYIINLEGKTSNLDVIALDVIWVPEFSHAGWIRDLSHLIPEEEREIFFPCTVEANTYKGRLYAIPWYIDTGVLYYRKDLLDRYGYLPPKTWEELIQISQYILKKEKDENLKGFIWQGKQYEGLICNALEYIWGNNGEIIKENNALINSKENIKALKFMRDLIYKYKVSPSLVTNCDEEATRHIFGNGNAIFMRNWPYAWNLFQEEGSKVRGKIGISPLPSFKNGKSSSTLGGWQLAINKYSRYPEESERFIKYMISPETQKFMAINVGYKPTRMILYQDEELKRKQPFIAGLFDILKNSKPRPVTPYYMMISQVLQSEISSVISGIKSPEEALNYCEKQINFILGKV, via the coding sequence GTGAGGCTTGTTTTTAAGCATGGGAAAATTGTGGGAAATATTTTTTATTTTTCAGAGATTATTAAAAAATTTGAAAAGGAGAACCCACAGATAAAAATCCTTGATGAAATTCTTCCCTCTGCAACTGATAGTCAGCATCAATTTTACATCATAAATCTTGAAGGAAAGACATCAAACTTAGATGTAATTGCTCTTGATGTAATCTGGGTTCCTGAATTCAGCCATGCTGGATGGATACGAGACCTCAGTCATTTGATTCCTGAGGAGGAAAGAGAGATATTTTTTCCATGCACGGTTGAGGCTAATACTTATAAAGGAAGATTATATGCAATTCCATGGTATATAGACACAGGAGTTCTTTATTACAGGAAAGATTTATTGGATAGGTATGGATATTTACCGCCAAAGACTTGGGAAGAACTTATTCAGATATCTCAGTATATCTTGAAAAAAGAGAAAGATGAGAATCTGAAAGGTTTCATCTGGCAGGGAAAACAATACGAAGGGCTGATTTGCAATGCTTTAGAGTATATTTGGGGAAACAACGGAGAGATAATAAAAGAGAATAATGCATTGATAAACAGTAAAGAAAATATAAAAGCGCTGAAGTTTATGAGGGATTTAATCTATAAATACAAAGTAAGTCCTTCCCTTGTTACCAACTGCGATGAGGAAGCAACAAGGCATATTTTCGGGAATGGAAATGCTATATTTATGAGAAACTGGCCTTATGCCTGGAACCTTTTTCAGGAAGAAGGGTCAAAAGTTAGAGGAAAAATTGGAATATCTCCCCTTCCATCTTTTAAGAATGGAAAAAGCAGTTCAACGCTCGGAGGATGGCAATTAGCGATTAATAAATATTCCAGGTATCCTGAGGAAAGCGAGAGATTTATTAAATATATGATCTCTCCTGAAACCCAGAAGTTTATGGCAATTAACGTTGGATATAAGCCTACAAGAATGATTTTATACCAGGATGAAGAATTGAAAAGAAAACAGCCTTTTATCGCAGGTTTATTTGACATATTAAAAAATTCAAAGCCAAGACCTGTGACTCCTTATTATATGATGATTTCTCAGGTTCTTCAATCTGAGATCAGTTCTGTTATTTCTGGAATTAAATCTCCAGAAGAAGCTTTAAATTATTGTGAAAAACAGATAAATTTTATCCTCGGAAAAGTATAA
- a CDS encoding sugar ABC transporter permease — translation MKKFFDDQKLGYFLIVPSLIVISIVALFPIIYVVWLSFHKKMLIFNISEFVGLKNYAFLINDERFWNSLFNTVYFTVISVSLEFIFGLAIALLINRKFPGRGIVRAIILIPWAIPTVVSAKIWDWIYNGDFGVLNFVLKYFHIISSSVNWLGDRYFAIHAAIFMDVWKTTPFVALIFIAGLQIIPEDLIKAARVDGANYFYIFKKIILPILKPVIMVILVFRTLDAFRVFDAIYVLTGGGPGNTTETLSIYAYKVLFQTLQFGYGSTISVVIFFSIMSISFLYIRIIGKGLREFK, via the coding sequence ATGAAAAAATTTTTTGATGATCAAAAATTAGGTTATTTTTTGATAGTTCCTTCTCTTATAGTAATCTCCATTGTGGCTTTGTTTCCGATAATTTATGTTGTTTGGCTCAGTTTCCATAAAAAAATGCTTATTTTCAACATATCTGAATTTGTTGGATTGAAAAATTATGCATTTCTTATAAATGATGAAAGATTCTGGAACAGCTTATTCAACACTGTTTATTTTACTGTCATTTCTGTATCCCTTGAATTCATTTTTGGCTTGGCGATAGCTCTTTTAATTAACAGAAAATTTCCCGGAAGAGGAATAGTTAGAGCGATAATTTTAATTCCATGGGCAATTCCAACAGTAGTCTCAGCAAAGATATGGGATTGGATATACAACGGCGATTTTGGAGTGCTTAATTTTGTGTTGAAGTATTTTCACATAATTTCATCCAGCGTTAACTGGCTTGGGGATAGATATTTTGCAATTCATGCTGCAATATTCATGGATGTCTGGAAAACCACTCCTTTTGTTGCTCTTATTTTTATAGCCGGACTGCAGATTATTCCCGAAGATTTGATTAAAGCAGCTCGGGTTGATGGTGCAAATTATTTTTATATATTTAAAAAAATAATTTTGCCTATATTAAAACCTGTTATAATGGTCATTCTCGTATTTAGAACTCTTGATGCTTTTAGAGTGTTCGATGCAATTTATGTCCTGACAGGAGGAGGTCCAGGAAACACAACAGAAACTCTTTCTATTTATGCCTATAAGGTTCTTTTTCAAACTCTTCAATTCGGGTATGGGTCAACCATTTCTGTGGTTATATTTTTTTCAATCATGAGCATAAGTTTTCTCTACATCAGAATTATTGGCAAAGGATTGAGAGAATTTAAATAG